In Paenibacillus sonchi, a single genomic region encodes these proteins:
- a CDS encoding glycoside hydrolase family 130 protein → MKEVKLTASQNIPNIPWQDRPAGNDNPVWRHSDNPVIKRNPAKGVARIFNSAVVAYEGSFLGVFRVEDNTTRPHLRMGHSVDGLDWKIDDEPIQFVDEAGEPYMPRYAYDPRLVKVEDTYYIIWCTDFYGAAIGVAKTRDFKTFISLENPFLPFNRNGVLFPRKINGNFVMLSRPSDSGHTPFGDVFLSESPDFVYWGKHRHVMTKGGQGWWQSTKIGGGPAPIETTEGWLMFYHGVTGTCNGLVYSMGAVILDKDEPSKVKYRSKNFVLTPEEWYEERGFVNNVLFPCATLNDAETGRIAIYYGAADTYVGLAYTTVEEIVNYVIATHEEVGDDAGLGKI, encoded by the coding sequence ATGAAAGAAGTTAAGCTGACGGCAAGCCAGAATATTCCCAATATACCTTGGCAGGACAGACCGGCCGGCAATGACAATCCGGTATGGAGACACAGTGATAATCCGGTAATCAAGCGTAATCCGGCTAAGGGTGTCGCGCGTATTTTCAACAGTGCTGTTGTGGCTTATGAAGGCAGCTTTTTGGGCGTATTCCGTGTTGAAGACAACACCACCCGTCCTCATCTGCGCATGGGTCACAGTGTGGACGGCCTGGATTGGAAAATTGACGATGAACCGATTCAGTTTGTAGACGAAGCCGGCGAACCGTATATGCCGCGTTACGCTTATGATCCGCGTCTGGTCAAGGTTGAAGATACGTATTACATCATCTGGTGTACAGATTTCTACGGAGCCGCGATTGGTGTAGCCAAAACCCGGGATTTCAAAACCTTCATCAGTCTGGAAAATCCGTTCCTGCCGTTCAACCGCAACGGTGTGCTGTTCCCCAGAAAAATCAATGGCAATTTCGTGATGCTGTCCCGTCCGAGCGACAGCGGACATACACCTTTTGGCGATGTGTTCCTGAGTGAAAGCCCGGATTTCGTGTACTGGGGCAAACACCGCCATGTCATGACCAAAGGCGGGCAAGGCTGGTGGCAGAGCACCAAAATCGGCGGCGGCCCTGCACCTATCGAAACTACCGAAGGCTGGCTGATGTTCTATCACGGCGTTACCGGAACCTGCAACGGCCTTGTGTACAGCATGGGCGCGGTCATCCTCGATAAGGATGAGCCGTCCAAGGTCAAATACCGTTCCAAAAACTTCGTGCTTACCCCGGAAGAATGGTACGAGGAAAGAGGTTTCGTGAACAACGTGCTCTTCCCTTGCGCTACCCTGAATGATGCTGAAACCGGCCGCATCGCCATCTATTATGGCGCCGCCGACACCTATGTAGGTCTTGCTTACACTACCGTCGAAGAAATCGTTAACTACGTGATCGCAACCCATGAGGAAGTCGGCGACGACGCCGGGTTGGGCAAGATCTAA
- a CDS encoding peptidoglycan D,D-transpeptidase FtsI family protein, translating to MDGGFFSRDEAEADAEESAAGKEKLRQLATVLGVTYEQLQAERSGLKEPLLWPSGSGKNPLELTPGQAEAVEALAVGGVRALPFARRYTGEATGRQWLGYLSEAKAAEAKESPTGLRVPWTGTAGLERTLEPLMQGVGHTEAYAQVDARGSRLPDSPIKVRAPGNPYYPLSLYTTIDKKLQENIEKLAVKSGVKEGAVVVLDAATGDIEAMVSLPFYNPAQISPEGGEWNNRALQAAVPGSIFKIVTAAAALEAGVTSPEEKFYCSGHYGKYGLSCLNGTGHGSLTMAQGFAVSCNTVFASLAERLSGAQLQSAALALGLGRDISWQAENTLGLPLLRPLSGEQPGAIFTTLLPDDGGARVQTAIGQRDVRVTPLQAANLLVTLLHGGEVHAPRILQRVAFANGQTLKELPGHLAPSPQGRISPPTAHVLLSLLRKVVTAGTGKSLQGTKWPLAGKSGTAQTWVKGMPRNNQWFIGYGPAGHPGFAVSVLVENVAPGSPHAATRLFGQVFDLLAESSGA from the coding sequence GTGGACGGCGGCTTTTTTTCCCGGGACGAAGCGGAAGCGGACGCAGAGGAGAGTGCTGCCGGCAAGGAGAAGCTGCGGCAGCTTGCCACAGTGCTGGGAGTGACCTACGAGCAGCTTCAGGCTGAACGCAGCGGGCTGAAAGAGCCGCTGCTCTGGCCTTCAGGCAGCGGCAAAAATCCGCTGGAGCTGACACCGGGGCAGGCTGAAGCGGTTGAAGCGCTGGCCGTCGGCGGTGTGCGGGCGCTGCCTTTTGCCCGCCGGTATACAGGGGAAGCGACAGGCCGCCAATGGCTGGGCTACCTGTCGGAAGCTAAAGCGGCGGAGGCGAAGGAATCGCCGACCGGTCTGAGAGTTCCCTGGACGGGAACCGCCGGTCTGGAGAGGACGCTGGAGCCGCTTATGCAGGGGGTGGGCCATACTGAAGCTTATGCCCAGGTGGATGCGCGCGGCAGCCGTCTTCCTGACAGTCCCATTAAAGTGAGAGCGCCGGGGAATCCTTATTATCCGCTGTCTTTGTACACGACCATAGACAAGAAGCTTCAAGAGAATATTGAGAAGCTGGCTGTGAAATCCGGAGTCAAAGAAGGCGCTGTAGTGGTGCTGGATGCCGCCACCGGTGATATTGAAGCCATGGTTTCATTGCCGTTCTATAATCCGGCGCAGATTTCGCCGGAAGGAGGCGAGTGGAACAACCGGGCGCTTCAGGCCGCGGTTCCCGGCTCTATCTTCAAGATTGTAACCGCCGCTGCGGCACTGGAAGCCGGTGTGACTTCCCCTGAGGAAAAGTTCTATTGCTCCGGGCATTACGGTAAATATGGCCTGTCCTGCCTGAATGGGACAGGACACGGCTCCCTTACCATGGCGCAAGGGTTCGCCGTGTCCTGCAATACCGTATTTGCCTCCCTGGCTGAGCGGCTCAGCGGAGCCCAACTGCAGTCCGCCGCACTGGCGCTGGGGCTGGGCCGGGATATCAGCTGGCAAGCGGAGAATACGCTGGGCCTGCCGCTGCTCCGTCCGCTGTCCGGGGAGCAGCCGGGGGCGATCTTTACCACTCTGCTGCCCGATGACGGCGGGGCGAGGGTGCAGACGGCGATTGGCCAGCGCGATGTCCGGGTCACGCCGCTTCAGGCGGCCAACCTGCTGGTTACGCTGCTGCACGGCGGAGAAGTCCATGCGCCGCGTATACTCCAGCGGGTGGCCTTCGCCAACGGACAGACGCTGAAAGAGCTTCCAGGCCACTTAGCCCCGTCTCCCCAGGGCCGAATCTCGCCGCCGACAGCCCATGTGCTGCTCTCCCTGCTGCGGAAGGTTGTGACCGCAGGAACCGGCAAAAGCCTGCAGGGCACGAAATGGCCCCTTGCAGGCAAGTCAGGTACAGCCCAGACATGGGTGAAGGGCATGCCGCGCAATAACCAGTGGTTCATCGGCTACGGACCGGCCGGGCATCCCGGATTTGCGGTGTCCGTCCTGGTGGAGAATGTGGCCCCGGGGAGCCCGCATGCGGCCACCAGGCTGTTTGGTCAGGTGTTTGATCTGCTGGCGGAATCCTCCGGCGCGTGA
- a CDS encoding AI-2E family transporter yields MLPLYKKYWRTIFDIGLVVLTVYLVMLAFSTVYRLAAPVFLSFFVFLMIEPLARFLNRRGMAKPFASAISVILFLIVLLGVLFGAGLLITMQALKFQDDLPRYTYIVQQQFAETTNYLQHKVEALPPDLTDKINGYFKQATNVLSGWLVIFLKYMIGVLGSFSSFMANFGIAIILAFFLSMEIKDWRKIAHDKMPKTFKTAYAFLQGNVFKAIGSYLKAQLILISITFVIVLAGLFILRSGNEITMALVCAIFDVLPLLGVSTILIPWIVYLFIIGNTTLAIGLIVLLAVVLIVRQLLEPKITGNSIGVSSAFLMLSFVILSSSIFGFAGLILSPILLILLKELLQQGYLQRWIFLPKEEFIVSPFAASGEPSTPGGEAVSGDPDGTHAPEDSASRSNT; encoded by the coding sequence ATGTTGCCGCTGTACAAAAAATATTGGCGCACCATATTCGACATCGGTTTAGTCGTGCTTACCGTATATCTTGTGATGCTCGCTTTCAGTACGGTGTACCGGCTCGCCGCGCCTGTGTTCTTATCATTTTTTGTATTTCTGATGATCGAGCCGCTGGCCCGTTTTCTGAACCGCCGGGGAATGGCCAAACCGTTTGCTTCCGCGATTTCAGTTATCCTGTTCCTGATTGTGCTGCTGGGTGTGTTGTTCGGCGCCGGGCTGCTCATTACGATGCAGGCTCTTAAGTTCCAGGATGATCTGCCCAGATATACATATATAGTCCAGCAGCAATTTGCTGAGACGACCAATTATTTGCAGCACAAAGTTGAGGCGCTTCCGCCGGACCTTACCGACAAAATCAACGGATATTTTAAGCAAGCCACCAATGTGCTTTCGGGCTGGCTGGTAATCTTCCTTAAATATATGATCGGAGTGCTTGGCTCCTTCTCTTCATTTATGGCTAATTTTGGCATCGCGATTATTCTCGCCTTTTTTCTCAGCATGGAGATTAAGGACTGGCGTAAAATCGCCCATGACAAGATGCCCAAAACATTTAAGACAGCTTATGCTTTTCTGCAGGGAAATGTCTTCAAGGCCATCGGGTCCTATCTCAAAGCACAGCTGATTCTAATCAGCATTACCTTCGTCATTGTCCTGGCCGGGCTCTTTATTCTTAGAAGCGGCAATGAAATCACTATGGCTTTGGTCTGCGCCATATTTGATGTGCTGCCGCTGCTCGGGGTGTCAACGATACTGATCCCCTGGATTGTATATCTGTTCATTATCGGCAACACCACGCTGGCCATAGGCCTGATTGTGCTGCTTGCGGTGGTGCTGATTGTGCGGCAGCTGCTGGAGCCGAAGATCACCGGTAATTCCATCGGCGTATCCTCCGCCTTCCTGATGCTGTCGTTCGTTATTCTGTCCAGCTCCATCTTTGGCTTCGCGGGCTTGATTCTCTCGCCGATCCTGCTCATACTGCTCAAGGAACTGCTTCAGCAGGGCTATCTCCAGCGCTGGATTTTCCTGCCGAAGGAAGAGTTCATTGTCTCGCCATTCGCAGCATCAGGCGAGCCGTCCACTCCGGGAGGCGAGGCCGTGTCGGGTGATCCCGATGGGACTCACGCGCCGGAGGATTCCGCCAGCAGATCAAACACCTGA
- a CDS encoding polysaccharide deacetylase family protein — translation MQTLLLWLFYISTFYAFIPGMISRIFGYRVFRKGIGRNEFALTFDDGPDSLYTPLLLDLLKRYGAKATFFVVGSHAEQNPEIIRRMHAEGHLIGIHNYVHKTNWLMRPATVKRQIQHTDDIIFSITGERSTYYRPPWGIVNLFDFSKRRQVQIVLWSAMFGDWKEKLGADRLTEKLLAKLNPGEVMLLHDCGTTLGADPNAPEHMLVALERMLQEAEQRGLRSIRIDEMIRMVQSSPVQKLSFGKRLLVGLWLAWEQVFQLMLRIKTISPADPFLHYRMRKYKGEPVQMEGGERLTKGDKVIELHIDNRQLFELGIHSRSSAQLAIRMIRRMEKDMPVLAQRIAADIDLAEAKALYGVSMINRGPEKFGFMVLDLPKGWFARSTKFYLSILLSVIHPAGGARLKERSEVLVPKMMLMPVSQLLDQMNQQRPQKQVKPREQLREEELSLEAELPAATVVH, via the coding sequence ATGCAGACTTTGCTGCTCTGGTTATTTTATATTTCAACATTTTATGCCTTTATCCCTGGGATGATCAGCCGGATATTCGGATATCGCGTCTTCCGCAAAGGGATTGGCCGCAATGAATTTGCGCTTACGTTTGACGATGGTCCGGACTCGCTTTATACACCGCTGCTGCTTGATCTGCTGAAACGCTACGGTGCCAAAGCCACTTTTTTTGTCGTCGGCTCCCATGCTGAACAGAACCCGGAAATAATCAGGCGCATGCATGCTGAAGGGCATTTGATCGGAATCCATAATTACGTTCACAAGACGAATTGGCTGATGCGTCCGGCTACCGTCAAACGCCAGATACAGCACACAGATGACATTATTTTCAGTATTACCGGTGAACGGAGCACTTATTACCGTCCCCCCTGGGGGATCGTTAATCTGTTCGATTTTTCGAAACGCCGCCAGGTGCAGATCGTACTATGGTCGGCAATGTTCGGCGACTGGAAGGAAAAGCTCGGCGCAGACCGGCTGACAGAAAAGCTGCTTGCCAAGCTGAATCCAGGCGAAGTGATGCTGCTGCATGATTGCGGCACCACACTCGGGGCGGACCCGAATGCGCCGGAGCATATGCTGGTCGCCTTGGAGCGGATGCTGCAGGAGGCGGAACAACGCGGGCTGCGCAGCATCCGCATCGATGAGATGATCAGGATGGTGCAAAGCTCTCCGGTTCAAAAGCTTTCTTTTGGCAAAAGGCTCCTTGTCGGCTTATGGCTGGCTTGGGAACAGGTATTCCAGCTGATGCTGCGGATTAAGACCATCTCACCGGCAGATCCGTTCCTGCATTACCGCATGCGCAAATATAAGGGCGAGCCTGTACAGATGGAAGGCGGCGAACGGCTGACCAAAGGCGACAAGGTGATTGAACTGCATATCGACAACAGGCAGCTGTTCGAGCTTGGCATTCATTCCCGTTCCTCGGCGCAGCTGGCGATCCGCATGATCCGCCGGATGGAGAAGGATATGCCGGTGCTGGCGCAGCGGATTGCTGCGGATATAGACCTGGCCGAAGCGAAAGCGTTGTACGGTGTCAGTATGATCAACCGCGGACCGGAGAAATTCGGGTTCATGGTGCTGGATCTGCCGAAAGGGTGGTTTGCGCGGTCGACCAAGTTTTACCTGAGCATCCTGCTGAGTGTCATCCATCCGGCAGGCGGGGCAAGGCTGAAGGAACGGAGCGAGGTGCTGGTTCCCAAAATGATGCTGATGCCCGTCTCCCAGCTGCTTGACCAGATGAACCAGCAGCGCCCGCAGAAACAGGTGAAGCCGCGTGAACAGCTGCGGGAAGAGGAGTTGTCTCTGGAAGCCGAGCTGCCGGCGGCCACGGTTGTGCACTAA
- a CDS encoding glycosidase — protein sequence MKINRHPENPIVVPGKYDWRLATVFNPAVIKDGGKFYMIERTAGSLTPCKNFLGLLESEDGVHFTHVKEEPVVTPDMLGFPYGSVQDPRIVKIGDMFYMTFALRPCAMNYYPTGTGIPERSIPEYPDGWGEEEGHWLTRSILMSSRNLTDWEYVSTTTPLEINDRNNMLFPEKIGGKYALLRRPEEYIGEAYGTEQAAIWISYSDDLKSWEAPTLLAKAENGWENKKIGASTPPIRTEHGWLLLYHGVDSDTVYRLGAMLLDLENPSKVIARTKEFIMEPETYYEKFGYQIPNVIFPTGCVLDEGILHIYYGVTDTAIALATVPLSEMLEHLLGAAVL from the coding sequence ATGAAAATCAACAGACATCCGGAGAATCCGATTGTCGTTCCGGGCAAATATGACTGGAGGCTGGCGACTGTGTTCAATCCGGCAGTCATCAAGGACGGCGGCAAGTTTTATATGATTGAGCGGACCGCTGGCTCATTGACCCCGTGCAAAAATTTTCTGGGCCTGCTGGAAAGCGAAGACGGCGTGCATTTTACACATGTGAAGGAGGAGCCGGTAGTCACTCCCGATATGCTCGGCTTTCCTTATGGCAGCGTGCAGGACCCGAGAATCGTGAAGATCGGAGACATGTTCTACATGACGTTTGCGCTTCGTCCCTGTGCGATGAACTATTACCCGACTGGAACCGGTATTCCTGAACGCTCCATTCCCGAATATCCCGATGGCTGGGGAGAGGAAGAGGGGCACTGGCTGACCCGCTCCATCCTGATGTCTTCCCGCAATTTGACCGACTGGGAATATGTAAGCACGACTACACCGCTGGAGATCAACGACCGCAATAATATGCTGTTCCCGGAGAAGATCGGCGGCAAATACGCGCTGCTGCGCAGGCCGGAGGAGTATATCGGTGAGGCGTACGGAACAGAGCAGGCGGCTATCTGGATTTCCTATTCGGATGATCTGAAAAGCTGGGAAGCGCCAACCCTGCTGGCCAAAGCGGAAAACGGCTGGGAAAATAAAAAAATCGGTGCGTCCACCCCGCCGATCCGCACGGAACATGGCTGGCTGCTGCTCTATCACGGCGTAGACAGCGATACGGTGTACCGTTTGGGCGCGATGCTGCTGGATTTGGAGAACCCGTCCAAGGTAATCGCCAGAACGAAGGAATTTATTATGGAGCCGGAGACTTATTATGAAAAATTCGGCTATCAGATTCCCAACGTGATTTTCCCGACCGGCTGTGTGCTGGATGAGGGCATTCTGCATATCTACTATGGTGTAACCGATACGGCGATCGCATTGGCTACGGTTCCGCTCTCCGAGATGCTGGAGCATCTGCTAGGGGCGGCTGTGCTGTAG
- a CDS encoding carbohydrate ABC transporter permease → MHTLKYNLASFFKYLTLVLGALMALVPIVVVFFASLKTNKEYASTGPLTLPENWLNFSNYSKAFIDGNMLLGFMNTIIIVLISIAGATLTGSMMAYILARFRFKGSKLLMGAFLLATLIPGVTTQVATFQIINSLELFNTRWAPILMYLGTDIIAVYIFMQFLDSISESLDESAMLDGASYWTIYWRIILPLLSPAIVTVIIVKGVNIYNDFYTPFLYMPKSSLQVVSTALFKFKGPYGSQWEVICAAIMIAIIPTLIAFIALQKYIYNGFAQGSVK, encoded by the coding sequence ATGCATACTCTGAAATATAACTTAGCCTCTTTCTTCAAATACCTCACTTTGGTTTTGGGAGCGCTGATGGCGCTGGTGCCGATCGTCGTCGTCTTTTTTGCCTCTTTAAAAACGAATAAAGAATATGCGTCGACAGGCCCGCTTACCCTGCCGGAAAACTGGCTGAATTTTTCTAACTATTCCAAAGCATTTATCGACGGGAATATGCTGCTCGGCTTCATGAACACGATTATCATCGTGCTCATTTCCATTGCGGGTGCTACCCTGACCGGTTCTATGATGGCATACATTTTGGCCCGGTTCAGATTCAAGGGCAGCAAGCTGCTCATGGGCGCTTTTCTGCTTGCCACGCTGATTCCCGGGGTAACCACCCAGGTGGCTACCTTCCAGATCATCAACTCGCTGGAATTGTTCAACACCCGTTGGGCGCCGATTCTGATGTATCTGGGTACGGATATTATTGCTGTTTATATTTTCATGCAGTTCCTGGACTCCATTTCCGAATCGCTCGACGAATCGGCAATGCTGGACGGAGCGTCTTACTGGACAATCTACTGGCGAATTATTCTCCCGCTGCTCAGTCCGGCCATTGTTACTGTGATTATCGTCAAGGGCGTTAACATCTATAACGATTTTTACACACCTTTCCTGTACATGCCTAAAAGCAGCCTGCAGGTGGTCTCCACCGCGCTGTTCAAATTCAAGGGTCCGTACGGTTCACAGTGGGAGGTTATCTGCGCCGCCATTATGATCGCTATTATACCGACACTGATCGCCTTTATCGCTTTGCAGAAATACATCTACAACGGTTTTGCGCAAGGGTCGGTAAAATAA
- a CDS encoding acetylxylan esterase: MTSERSLTQLKAYEGSSPKPADFDSFWERALRDLDVQTLDYELVPAEFTSELAECFHLYFTGVGGAKVHCKYVRPKKAEQAKGPGVVMFHGYSCDSGDWMEKVAYAAHGISVLAMDCRGQGGLSEDNLKVQGTTIRGHIIRGIDDPDPDKLYYRNVFLDTAQTARILMNMPEVDSERVGAFGLSQGGALTVACAALEPRIRLAVPVYPFLSDYKRAWELDITTSAYEEIHYYFRFFDPHHEREVAIFNRLGYIDIQNLAGRIQAKVLWVTGLADTVCPPSTQFAAYNKITATKELMVYHEYGHEYLPYLSDRALQTFMTL, encoded by the coding sequence ATGACGTCTGAAAGATCCCTGACCCAGCTAAAAGCCTACGAAGGCTCCAGCCCAAAGCCTGCGGATTTCGATTCATTCTGGGAACGCGCCCTGCGTGATCTTGATGTCCAGACCTTGGACTACGAACTGGTGCCTGCGGAATTTACCAGCGAGCTGGCCGAATGCTTTCATTTGTATTTTACCGGCGTGGGCGGTGCCAAAGTGCACTGCAAATATGTCAGACCGAAGAAGGCGGAGCAGGCGAAAGGGCCTGGCGTGGTCATGTTCCACGGCTATTCCTGCGACAGCGGCGACTGGATGGAGAAGGTTGCTTATGCCGCGCACGGCATCAGTGTGCTCGCAATGGATTGCCGCGGACAAGGCGGGTTGTCCGAAGACAACCTTAAGGTGCAAGGCACAACCATCCGGGGCCACATTATCCGGGGGATCGATGATCCGGATCCGGACAAGCTGTATTACCGGAACGTGTTTCTGGATACCGCCCAGACCGCACGGATTTTGATGAATATGCCGGAAGTGGACTCTGAACGGGTCGGGGCATTCGGCCTCTCCCAAGGCGGAGCGCTTACGGTCGCCTGCGCTGCCCTTGAGCCGCGGATCAGGCTGGCCGTTCCGGTCTATCCGTTCCTTTCCGATTACAAACGGGCGTGGGAGCTGGATATCACGACTTCTGCTTATGAGGAGATTCACTATTATTTCCGCTTTTTTGATCCTCATCATGAACGGGAGGTAGCGATTTTTAACCGGCTCGGGTACATCGACATTCAGAATCTGGCAGGCCGGATCCAGGCCAAAGTGCTGTGGGTGACCGGACTTGCAGATACGGTCTGCCCGCCTTCGACGCAATTCGCTGCATATAATAAAATCACAGCAACAAAAGAGCTGATGGTATATCATGAATATGGTCATGAGTATCTTCCATATCTTTCCGATCGGGCGCTACAGACCTTCATGACCTTGTAA
- a CDS encoding methyl-accepting chemotaxis protein produces the protein MSKQAADSKGFLTRLHPSKSLGVRLFLVFFIATMGIVLSLGYTSYSVARQTIENNALSSNQQTVEQTAEKLDVILLRFEDSLGQLFYNRDIQEAIRQGSISTAGSAERNSQTERINSELDRWITSVKGVQAVYLVPLKDELPVSATGTKDNAFMKGIREASWFKQLKEKPHSLWITQGLKQGDTSGVFHFAKSMADESGGTGYIAVCDISTKELDSQLSKVNLGLDSYIQLLTSKDELIASSQQQTDSYLRLGGTLFKGLTEASGSLPTQDEKGKSILAVYGTLQSSGWRVLGVVPSENLVKDAGRILGTTYIAVAAAALIAILIGLWMVRMVSRPLSRLRDLMFQGAEGDLRVRTSVASRDEIGQLSSSFNVMMERITELVVHTNETAREVLETADALGNASRKTAASARDIAAATEEIAGGAGSLALEADRGNEMTAQISERMDMVISAAHEMGSMAHHVGQSSEEGVVKLQELLHQTHTTGTMTDKLVMKVNDLKDTASSVMKVLEAMQSITQQTNILSLNASIEAARAGEAGRGFTVVADEIRQLAEQSKRSIAMAAGITDKIMTDMHETVAALSEVSPLFDEQIVSVRDTSEIFVSVQEQMNHFISRLDSVGASIEGLNQSQHVLSDAISNVSSFAEESSAASQEVASLSGEQQNVSDYLVDLSAQLENASSMLKERLSKFTV, from the coding sequence TTGAGTAAACAGGCAGCAGACAGCAAAGGATTTCTTACTCGGCTGCATCCCTCCAAGTCGCTGGGGGTGCGGCTTTTTCTCGTGTTTTTTATCGCGACCATGGGAATTGTATTATCCCTTGGGTATACCTCGTACTCCGTTGCCAGACAAACCATTGAGAACAACGCCCTGTCATCCAATCAGCAGACCGTTGAACAAACGGCAGAGAAGCTTGACGTAATCCTGCTGCGTTTTGAAGACAGTTTGGGGCAGCTTTTTTACAACAGGGATATTCAGGAGGCAATTCGTCAAGGAAGTATCTCCACTGCCGGCAGCGCTGAACGGAACAGTCAAACGGAACGGATTAATAGTGAATTAGACCGCTGGATCACTTCGGTAAAGGGAGTGCAGGCCGTATATCTGGTACCCTTGAAGGATGAGCTTCCAGTGTCTGCTACGGGAACAAAAGATAACGCTTTTATGAAAGGAATCCGGGAGGCATCCTGGTTCAAGCAGCTGAAAGAGAAGCCCCACAGCTTGTGGATTACGCAAGGATTGAAGCAGGGGGATACATCGGGCGTATTTCATTTTGCCAAATCCATGGCAGATGAATCCGGCGGGACAGGCTATATCGCTGTCTGTGATATCAGTACCAAAGAACTGGACAGCCAGCTGAGCAAGGTCAACCTCGGGCTGGATTCCTACATCCAGCTTCTGACCAGCAAGGACGAGCTGATTGCTTCCTCCCAGCAGCAGACGGATTCTTATCTTCGCCTGGGCGGAACATTGTTCAAAGGTCTGACCGAAGCTTCGGGGTCTTTGCCGACCCAGGACGAAAAAGGCAAATCCATTCTCGCCGTATATGGCACACTGCAGAGTTCGGGCTGGAGAGTACTGGGCGTTGTGCCTTCGGAGAATCTGGTCAAAGATGCAGGCCGTATTCTGGGAACGACCTATATTGCTGTTGCCGCCGCAGCCCTTATCGCGATTCTGATCGGCTTATGGATGGTCAGAATGGTATCCCGGCCGCTCTCACGGCTCAGGGATCTGATGTTCCAGGGGGCGGAAGGCGATCTGCGGGTGCGGACCAGCGTTGCTTCCCGTGATGAAATCGGCCAGCTGTCGTCTTCCTTCAATGTGATGATGGAGCGGATCACGGAACTGGTGGTTCATACCAACGAGACGGCACGCGAGGTCCTCGAAACAGCAGATGCGCTGGGCAATGCTTCGCGCAAGACGGCTGCGTCGGCCAGGGATATTGCAGCGGCGACCGAAGAGATTGCCGGAGGAGCCGGAAGCCTTGCGCTGGAAGCGGACCGCGGCAATGAGATGACGGCGCAGATATCCGAACGGATGGATATGGTGATATCTGCTGCCCACGAGATGGGCAGCATGGCACATCATGTGGGACAATCCAGTGAGGAAGGTGTCGTGAAGCTGCAGGAACTGCTGCACCAAACGCATACCACAGGCACCATGACCGATAAGCTGGTGATGAAGGTCAATGACCTGAAGGATACCGCTTCCTCCGTCATGAAAGTGCTGGAGGCTATGCAGAGCATTACGCAGCAGACGAATATTCTGTCGCTGAACGCCTCCATTGAAGCTGCACGCGCAGGCGAAGCGGGCAGAGGGTTTACAGTTGTGGCCGATGAAATCCGCCAGCTGGCCGAACAGTCCAAACGCTCCATTGCGATGGCGGCGGGAATAACGGATAAGATCATGACGGATATGCATGAGACTGTTGCTGCGCTGTCAGAGGTATCGCCCCTGTTTGACGAGCAGATCGTTTCAGTCCGCGACACAAGCGAAATCTTTGTCTCTGTACAGGAACAAATGAATCATTTTATTTCCCGTCTGGATTCTGTAGGAGCCTCAATTGAGGGGCTGAATCAATCCCAGCATGTGCTGTCGGATGCGATAAGCAACGTCAGCTCTTTTGCCGAGGAATCCTCGGCTGCTTCACAGGAAGTGGCCTCTCTCAGCGGGGAACAGCAGAATGTGAGTGATTATCTCGTGGACCTTTCTGCCCAGTTGGAGAATGCTTCTTCGATGCTGAAGGAAAGACTCTCAAAGTTCACGGTGTAA